One window of the Senegalia massiliensis genome contains the following:
- a CDS encoding nucleotide sugar dehydrogenase: MKLYEKIKNKEEKISVIGLGYVGLPLAIAFAKRTDVIGIDHNKNKIKKYHDGIDVTGEVGDKSIKETSAVLTNDESKIREAKFHIVAVPTPINGDKTPNLDPVVSATTTVGRNLTKGSIVVFESTVYPGVTEEVCVPILEKESGLKYGEDFKVGYSPERINPGDKVNTLEKIVKIVSGMDDETLEDVAKVYELIIEAGVHRAESIKVAEAAKVIENSQRDINIAFMNELSQIFNMMNIDTKAVLEAAGTKWNFLNFTPGLVGGHCIGVDPYYFVYKAEQLGYHSQIILSGRKINDNMGKYVAENTVKTLIKADKKIKDAKVVVLGITFKENCPDVRNTRVIDIINELKEYGIDITVVDPLADKEEVFEEYGLELKPINEIKNMDAVVIAVPHNEFQKISLGDIKKLYWNHKPVLIDVKGMLDKKSAEDMNYLYWRL, encoded by the coding sequence ATGAAATTATATGAAAAGATAAAGAATAAAGAAGAAAAAATTTCAGTAATAGGGTTAGGTTATGTAGGCTTACCATTAGCAATAGCATTTGCGAAAAGAACTGATGTAATAGGAATAGATCATAATAAGAATAAAATTAAGAAATATCATGATGGAATAGATGTAACGGGTGAAGTTGGAGATAAATCAATAAAAGAAACTTCAGCTGTATTAACAAATGATGAATCTAAGATTAGAGAAGCTAAATTTCATATTGTAGCAGTACCTACACCTATTAATGGAGATAAAACACCAAATTTAGATCCAGTAGTATCTGCAACAACAACAGTTGGAAGAAATCTTACAAAAGGCTCTATAGTGGTATTTGAATCAACTGTATATCCTGGAGTAACAGAAGAAGTATGTGTACCTATATTAGAAAAAGAATCAGGACTTAAATATGGAGAAGACTTTAAAGTTGGATATTCACCAGAAAGAATAAATCCAGGAGATAAAGTAAACACTTTAGAAAAAATAGTAAAAATAGTGTCAGGTATGGACGATGAAACATTAGAAGATGTGGCAAAGGTTTATGAGTTAATAATTGAAGCAGGAGTTCATAGAGCTGAGAGTATAAAAGTAGCAGAAGCAGCAAAGGTCATAGAAAATTCACAAAGAGATATAAATATTGCATTTATGAATGAGTTATCTCAGATATTCAATATGATGAATATAGATACAAAGGCAGTACTTGAAGCAGCGGGAACTAAATGGAACTTTTTAAACTTTACCCCAGGGTTAGTAGGAGGACATTGTATAGGAGTAGATCCATATTACTTTGTATATAAAGCAGAACAATTAGGCTATCATTCTCAAATAATATTATCAGGAAGAAAGATAAATGATAATATGGGAAAGTATGTAGCAGAAAACACAGTAAAAACCCTTATTAAAGCAGATAAAAAAATAAAAGATGCTAAAGTAGTGGTACTTGGTATAACATTTAAAGAGAATTGTCCAGATGTAAGGAATACCAGAGTAATAGATATAATAAATGAGTTGAAAGAATATGGCATAGACATTACAGTAGTAGATCCATTAGCAGATAAAGAAGAAGTATTTGAAGAATATGGATTAGAGCTTAAACCGATAAATGAGATAAAAAATATGGATGCAGTAGTAATAGCGGTACCACACAATGAATTTCAAAAAATATCATTAGGAGACATTAAAAAATTATATTGGAATCATAAGCCAGTATTGATTGATGTAAAAGGAATGTTAGATAAAAAAAGTGCAGAAGATATGAATTACTTATATTGGAGATTGTAA